A window of Longispora fulva contains these coding sequences:
- the glyA gene encoding serine hydroxymethyltransferase → MHEPSISHLATEDPQIAGLIEAEAKRQFEKIRMIASENYVSTAVLEATGTVLTNKYSEGYAGKRYYEGQQFIDQIETIAIERAKSLFGVDHANVQTYSGSPANLAVYLAFLNPGDTVLGMGLPAGGHLTHGWPVSATGKWFNAVHYGVEKETGLVDLNKVRELALEHRPKLIICGGTAIPRTIDFPAYAAIAKEVGAVLLADIAHIAGLIAGGAHPSPVGYADVISTTTHKTLRGPRGAMLMCNAEHAKAIDKAVFPGLQGGPHNHTTAGIAVALREAATPEFKVYAHQVVANAQALAAALVERGFDLVSGGTDNHLILADLTPKGIAGKPAAQALDAAGIELNYNTVPFDPRKPFDPSGIRLGTAGLTTRGLTPEQMPQVAAWMDEAIGAALKEDTAELDRIAGEVSDLLKAYPMPGYASE, encoded by the coding sequence GTGCACGAGCCATCGATCTCGCACCTGGCCACCGAGGATCCGCAGATCGCGGGTCTGATCGAGGCCGAGGCGAAGCGCCAGTTCGAGAAGATCCGCATGATCGCCTCGGAGAACTACGTGTCGACCGCCGTGCTCGAGGCGACCGGGACGGTGCTGACGAACAAGTACTCCGAGGGCTACGCCGGCAAGCGGTACTACGAGGGCCAGCAGTTCATCGACCAGATCGAGACGATCGCGATCGAGCGGGCCAAGTCGCTGTTCGGTGTCGACCACGCCAACGTGCAGACCTACTCCGGCTCCCCGGCCAACCTGGCCGTCTACCTGGCGTTCCTGAACCCGGGCGACACCGTCCTCGGCATGGGCCTGCCGGCCGGCGGGCACCTGACCCACGGCTGGCCGGTGTCGGCCACCGGCAAGTGGTTCAACGCCGTGCACTACGGCGTCGAGAAGGAGACCGGCCTCGTCGACCTGAACAAGGTCCGCGAGCTGGCCCTGGAGCACCGGCCGAAGCTGATCATCTGCGGCGGCACGGCGATCCCGCGCACCATCGACTTCCCGGCGTACGCGGCGATCGCGAAGGAGGTCGGCGCCGTCCTGCTGGCCGACATCGCGCACATCGCCGGCCTGATCGCGGGTGGCGCGCACCCGTCCCCGGTCGGGTACGCCGACGTGATCTCCACCACGACGCACAAGACCCTGCGCGGCCCGCGCGGCGCGATGCTGATGTGCAACGCCGAGCACGCCAAGGCCATCGACAAGGCCGTGTTCCCCGGCCTGCAGGGCGGCCCGCACAACCACACGACGGCGGGCATCGCTGTCGCCCTTCGCGAGGCGGCCACCCCGGAATTCAAGGTCTACGCCCACCAGGTCGTCGCCAACGCCCAGGCCCTGGCCGCCGCCCTCGTGGAGCGCGGCTTCGACCTGGTCTCCGGCGGCACCGACAACCACCTGATCCTCGCGGACCTCACCCCGAAGGGCATCGCCGGCAAGCCCGCCGCGCAGGCCCTCGACGCCGCCGGCATCGAGCTGAACTACAACACGGTGCCGTTCGACCCGCGCAAGCCGTTCGACCCGTCCGGCATCCGGCTCGGCACCGCCGGCCTGACCACCCGGGGCCTCACCCCGGAGCAGATGCCGCAGGTCGCGGCGTGGATGGACGAGGCGATCGGCGCGGCCCTCAAGGAGGACACCGCGGAGCTCGACCGGATCGCCGGCGAGGTGTCCGACCTGCTGAAGGCCTACCCGATGCCGGGCTACGCCTCGGAGTAG
- a CDS encoding EAL domain-containing protein: MTILITFALAVAVVADALWLRLLAALVAGGAWLYKRRPRRLPARRRPDLRAALEKGALDLRYQPIVDLTDGRTAGVEVLPRWHHPGLGWVGPAELLRMAAEAGLTPLLGAWVLDRSCRQLASWLADGRDLWISVHAEPAELESVLYVAGVAAALTTHRVPAARLVVEVTGPGDSRRVTSQLAGLRALGVRVALGGTDLGPSTMRQLRRLSVDLVKGSGAATAVVVTLGRRLGYEVVAEGIGTAEALTAAKAAGCRYGQGEALGRAAPAEHVEPLLSYAPPSRRAG; the protein is encoded by the coding sequence ATGACGATTCTGATCACTTTCGCGCTCGCCGTGGCCGTCGTCGCCGACGCGCTCTGGCTGCGCCTGCTCGCAGCCCTGGTCGCGGGCGGCGCGTGGCTGTACAAACGCCGGCCCCGTCGGCTGCCGGCCAGGCGCCGCCCCGATCTGCGGGCGGCGTTGGAGAAGGGCGCGCTGGACCTGAGGTACCAGCCGATCGTCGACCTCACCGATGGCCGGACCGCCGGGGTGGAGGTGTTGCCCCGCTGGCACCATCCGGGGCTCGGCTGGGTCGGTCCCGCCGAGCTGCTCCGGATGGCCGCAGAAGCCGGTCTCACCCCACTGCTCGGTGCGTGGGTGCTCGACCGGTCGTGCCGCCAGCTCGCCAGCTGGCTCGCCGACGGCCGCGACCTGTGGATCTCGGTCCATGCCGAGCCCGCCGAGCTGGAATCCGTCCTGTACGTCGCCGGCGTCGCCGCGGCCCTGACCACCCACCGGGTGCCGGCGGCCCGCCTGGTCGTTGAGGTCACGGGGCCGGGCGACTCGCGCCGGGTGACCAGCCAGCTGGCCGGGCTGCGCGCGCTGGGCGTGCGGGTGGCGCTCGGTGGCACCGACCTCGGGCCGTCGACGATGCGCCAGTTGCGCCGGCTGTCGGTGGACCTGGTGAAGGGCTCGGGGGCGGCGACGGCCGTGGTGGTGACCCTGGGCCGCCGACTCGGCTACGAGGTGGTGGCGGAGGGGATCGGCACGGCGGAGGCGTTGACGGCGGCGAAGGCGGCGGGCTGCCGGTACGGGCAGGGGGAGGCGCTGGGGCGCGCCGCCCCGGCGGAGCACGTCGAACCGCTGCTCAGCTACGCGCCGCCCAGCCGACGGGCGGGGTGA
- a CDS encoding PH domain-containing protein, producing the protein MGRRRDVVRFRYSGAILIAVAFALFGALPLALSKWWLAPVLLVPAAIGLWAVRAGVDAAPEGLTVRSAVGSRRLGWAEIDGFEAVGRKVTALLPSGAAVPLPAVRPTDVPRLVAAGGRPLGGDADTLGS; encoded by the coding sequence GTGGGTCGACGTAGAGATGTAGTCAGATTTCGGTACAGCGGGGCGATCCTGATCGCGGTCGCGTTCGCGCTGTTCGGGGCCCTGCCGTTGGCGCTGAGCAAGTGGTGGCTTGCCCCCGTGCTGCTCGTGCCGGCCGCGATCGGGCTGTGGGCCGTGCGGGCCGGGGTCGACGCCGCTCCGGAGGGGCTGACGGTGCGCAGCGCCGTGGGCAGTCGGCGGCTCGGCTGGGCCGAGATCGACGGGTTCGAGGCGGTCGGCCGGAAGGTAACGGCGCTGCTGCCGTCCGGGGCGGCCGTGCCGTTGCCGGCGGTCCGGCCGACGGACGTGCCCCGCCTGGTGGCCGCCGGCGGACGCCCTCTGGGCGGGGATGCGGATACCCTGGGCTCGTGA
- a CDS encoding PQQ-dependent sugar dehydrogenase, translating into MKPPALARRALVALTAASLLAGCSFGPPSAKDSGTPPRFPTPSASPSSGDDDEVSSNVIARNLSVPWGVAFLPDGGALVTERDSRRLLKIGPESTASGLKVQPLTTIEEAVSSGEGGLMGVAVSPAYAQDQTIFLYYTTKTDNRVATMKLGEHPEAIVTGIPVSGIHNGGRLGFGPDGFLYVSTGDASTTGNAQDLASLGGKILRMTAEGKPAPGNPFPDSLVWSYGHRNVQGFDWDADKRMYAIEFGQDTFDELNLIEPGKNYGWPVVEGPGTDPKYTNPLTTWKPAEASCSGAAVTGKVLVAACLRGTRLWLVGLNGKGSILGAPVPALEGEYGRLRTVVRAPDNTLWVTTSNKDGRGKPTTEDDRILRIVLSGADGVGKS; encoded by the coding sequence GTGAAGCCCCCCGCGTTGGCCCGTCGGGCCCTGGTCGCACTCACCGCAGCGAGTCTGCTCGCCGGCTGCTCGTTCGGTCCGCCGTCGGCGAAGGACTCGGGCACGCCGCCGAGGTTCCCCACCCCGTCGGCCTCGCCCTCCTCGGGTGACGACGACGAGGTGTCCTCGAACGTCATCGCGCGGAACCTGAGCGTGCCGTGGGGGGTGGCGTTCCTGCCCGACGGCGGGGCGCTGGTCACGGAGCGTGACAGCCGCCGCCTGCTCAAGATCGGCCCTGAGTCGACGGCCAGCGGCCTGAAGGTGCAGCCGCTGACCACGATCGAGGAGGCCGTCTCCAGCGGGGAGGGCGGCCTGATGGGCGTGGCGGTGTCGCCGGCGTACGCCCAGGACCAGACCATTTTCCTGTACTACACGACGAAGACCGACAACCGCGTCGCCACGATGAAGCTCGGCGAGCACCCGGAGGCCATCGTCACCGGCATCCCGGTGTCGGGGATCCACAACGGCGGCCGGCTCGGGTTCGGCCCCGACGGGTTCCTCTACGTGAGCACCGGGGACGCCAGTACGACCGGCAACGCCCAGGACCTCGCCAGCCTCGGCGGCAAGATCCTCCGGATGACGGCCGAGGGCAAGCCTGCCCCGGGCAACCCGTTCCCGGACAGCCTCGTGTGGAGCTACGGGCACCGCAACGTGCAGGGCTTCGACTGGGACGCCGACAAGCGGATGTACGCGATCGAGTTCGGGCAGGACACCTTCGACGAGCTCAACCTCATCGAGCCGGGGAAGAACTACGGCTGGCCGGTGGTCGAGGGGCCGGGGACCGACCCGAAGTACACCAATCCGCTGACCACCTGGAAGCCCGCAGAGGCGTCGTGCAGCGGCGCGGCGGTCACCGGGAAGGTGCTGGTCGCGGCGTGCCTGCGCGGGACCAGGCTGTGGCTGGTCGGGCTGAACGGCAAGGGCAGCATCCTGGGTGCGCCGGTGCCGGCGCTGGAAGGGGAGTACGGACGGCTGCGGACCGTGGTGCGGGCCCCGGACAACACGCTGTGGGTGACGACGTCCAACAAGGACGGCCGGGGGAAGCCGACCACCGAGGACGACCGGATCCTGCGGATCGTGCTGAGCGGGGCCGACGGGGTGGGCAAGAGCTAG
- a CDS encoding metallophosphoesterase family protein: protein MAIRLRALLTVLASMFRARVTRRTARGIGVLAVTVVGAVLGLLIGGTSTGPLGPFQAEFTLSPGLHGGTQVVVPPLGSLTLDSHAGPERLTIRLDALDQARTQKLVSDPNGLEAASASAFSDAQEGITHAVFQAAGAALVGALLLGALVYRRTRRTAQVGALALGLVVVSLGTALATFKGDAIDEPRYDGLLVNAPAVVGDARKIASRYEQYRAELQRLVTNVGKLYTTVSNLPVYEPGDGAIRVLHVSDMHLNPGAWDVVRTVVQQFSIDVVVDTGDLTDWGTEREAAAYAGSIGTLNVPYVFIRGNHDSAETVAEVARQKNAIVLDNRIATVGGLRIAGIGDPRFTPDKTADSTDLLEKRRLFDTGNQLADTITRSGGADLAMIHDPAMAGPLAGTVPLILAGHLHHREVSQYNDETLLMTEGSTGGAGLRGLQTKEPTPLALSVLYFSSTAKLQAYDDISVGGTGRSEVTLQRRIVKKAEPQATSTPTPSPTPS, encoded by the coding sequence ATGGCTATCCGCCTGCGCGCCCTGCTCACCGTCCTGGCCTCGATGTTCCGGGCCCGGGTCACCCGGCGCACGGCCCGGGGCATCGGAGTCCTCGCGGTCACCGTGGTCGGCGCGGTCCTCGGCCTGCTGATCGGCGGCACGTCCACGGGCCCGCTGGGCCCGTTCCAGGCGGAGTTCACGCTGTCCCCGGGCCTGCACGGCGGCACGCAGGTCGTGGTTCCGCCGTTGGGGTCGTTGACCCTGGACAGCCACGCGGGGCCGGAGCGGTTGACGATCAGGCTGGACGCGCTGGATCAGGCGCGTACCCAGAAGCTGGTCTCGGATCCCAATGGTCTGGAGGCGGCCAGCGCCAGCGCGTTCTCCGACGCCCAGGAGGGCATCACGCACGCGGTGTTCCAGGCGGCCGGCGCTGCCCTGGTGGGCGCGCTGCTGCTGGGGGCGCTGGTCTACCGCCGGACCCGCCGGACGGCCCAGGTCGGCGCGCTGGCCCTGGGCCTGGTCGTGGTGAGCCTGGGGACGGCGTTGGCGACGTTCAAGGGCGACGCGATCGACGAGCCGCGTTACGACGGGCTGCTGGTCAACGCGCCGGCGGTGGTGGGCGACGCGCGCAAGATCGCGTCGAGGTACGAGCAGTACCGCGCGGAGTTGCAACGCCTCGTCACGAACGTCGGCAAGCTCTACACGACGGTGTCCAACCTGCCGGTGTACGAGCCCGGCGACGGCGCCATCCGGGTCCTGCACGTCTCCGACATGCACCTCAACCCGGGCGCGTGGGACGTGGTGCGCACCGTGGTGCAGCAGTTCAGCATCGACGTGGTGGTCGACACCGGCGACCTGACGGACTGGGGCACGGAACGCGAGGCGGCGGCGTACGCGGGTTCGATCGGCACCCTGAACGTCCCGTACGTGTTCATCCGCGGCAACCACGACTCCGCGGAGACGGTCGCCGAGGTGGCCCGGCAGAAGAACGCGATCGTGCTGGACAACCGGATCGCGACCGTCGGCGGGCTGCGGATCGCCGGCATCGGCGACCCCCGGTTCACCCCGGACAAGACGGCCGACTCCACCGACCTGCTGGAGAAGCGCCGGCTGTTCGACACCGGCAACCAGCTCGCCGACACGATCACCCGGTCGGGCGGCGCGGACCTGGCGATGATCCACGATCCGGCGATGGCGGGCCCGTTGGCCGGTACGGTGCCGCTGATCCTGGCCGGGCACCTGCACCACCGGGAGGTCAGCCAGTACAACGACGAGACGTTGCTGATGACCGAGGGCTCGACCGGCGGCGCGGGGCTGCGCGGCCTGCAGACGAAGGAGCCGACCCCGCTGGCCCTGTCGGTGCTGTACTTCAGCTCCACCGCCAAGCTGCAGGCCTATGACGACATCTCCGTCGGGGGCACGGGGCGCTCCGAGGTGACCCTGCAGCGGCGGATCGTGAAGAAGGCCGAACCCCAGGCGACGTCGACCCCGACCCCGTCACCGACCCCGAGCTGA
- a CDS encoding acylphosphatase, with protein MIRRRVIVSGRVQGVFFRGATQTAAEQRGVAGWVRNLPDGTVEAVFEGPPEAVGSMVAWVGHGPADARVTGVDVVEEVPDGESGFAVRG; from the coding sequence ATGATCCGGAGGCGGGTGATCGTGTCCGGCCGGGTGCAGGGGGTGTTCTTCCGGGGCGCCACCCAGACCGCGGCCGAGCAGCGCGGGGTCGCCGGGTGGGTGCGGAACCTGCCCGACGGGACGGTCGAGGCCGTGTTCGAGGGGCCGCCGGAGGCGGTGGGGAGCATGGTCGCATGGGTGGGGCACGGGCCTGCCGACGCTCGGGTGACCGGGGTGGATGTGGTCGAGGAGGTCCCGGACGGGGAGAGCGGGTTCGCGGTGCGGGGCTGA
- the gatB gene encoding Asp-tRNA(Asn)/Glu-tRNA(Gln) amidotransferase subunit GatB: MTTVEEVTKTYEPVFGLETHVELGTRTKMFCACPTEFGAEPNTQVCPVCLALPGALPVVNAVAIESTIKIGLALNCSIAEWCRFARKNYFYPDMPKNFQISQYDEPLCFDGYLDVEVNGETVRIEIERVHMEEDTGKTMHLGGATGRIHGATSSLVDYNRAGIPLIEIVTKPVAGTGALAPEVAKAYVTELRDVLRGLGVSDVRMEQGSLRCDVNTSLNKPGEEWGTRTEAKNVNSLRSVERAVRSEIIRQAEILDNGGKIKQETRHFHEDTGVTTPGRSKEEATDYRYFPEPDLVPVTPDAAWVEELRKGLPEQPRLRRLRLRDEWGITEHDMQSILNAGAVELIEATIAAGSSAEGARKWWMGELARRANESGVELDAQGVTPAHIAELVQLTDAGKLNDKLARQVLEGVVAGEGTPAEIMTARGLEVVSDTGALLEAVDAAIAANPEVADKIRGGNQGAAGVLIGAVMKTTGGQADAKTVRALVLERLA, translated from the coding sequence ATGACGACTGTCGAAGAGGTCACGAAGACGTACGAGCCGGTCTTCGGGCTGGAGACCCACGTCGAGCTGGGTACGCGTACCAAGATGTTCTGCGCCTGCCCGACCGAGTTCGGCGCCGAGCCGAACACCCAGGTCTGCCCGGTGTGCCTGGCTCTGCCGGGCGCGCTGCCGGTGGTGAACGCCGTCGCGATCGAGTCCACGATCAAGATCGGTCTGGCGCTGAACTGTTCGATCGCTGAATGGTGCAGGTTCGCGAGGAAGAACTACTTCTACCCGGACATGCCGAAGAACTTCCAGATCTCGCAGTACGACGAGCCGCTGTGCTTCGACGGCTACCTCGACGTCGAGGTCAACGGCGAGACGGTCCGGATCGAGATCGAGCGCGTGCACATGGAGGAGGACACCGGCAAGACGATGCACCTCGGTGGGGCCACCGGCCGCATCCACGGCGCGACGTCCTCGCTGGTCGACTACAACCGGGCCGGTATCCCGCTGATCGAGATCGTCACGAAGCCGGTCGCCGGCACCGGCGCGCTGGCCCCGGAGGTCGCGAAGGCCTACGTCACCGAACTGCGCGACGTGCTGCGCGGCCTGGGCGTCTCCGACGTGCGGATGGAGCAGGGCTCGCTGCGCTGCGACGTGAACACCTCGCTGAACAAGCCGGGCGAGGAGTGGGGGACCCGTACCGAGGCGAAGAACGTCAACTCGCTGCGGTCCGTCGAACGCGCCGTGCGCTCCGAGATCATCCGCCAGGCCGAGATCCTCGACAACGGCGGCAAGATCAAGCAGGAGACCCGGCACTTCCACGAGGACACCGGGGTCACCACGCCGGGCCGGAGCAAGGAGGAGGCGACGGACTACCGGTACTTCCCGGAGCCCGACCTCGTCCCCGTCACCCCCGACGCCGCCTGGGTCGAGGAACTCCGCAAGGGCCTGCCCGAGCAGCCCCGGCTGCGCCGGCTCCGGCTCCGCGACGAGTGGGGCATCACCGAGCACGACATGCAGTCCATCCTCAACGCCGGCGCGGTCGAGCTGATCGAGGCGACCATCGCCGCCGGTTCCTCGGCCGAGGGCGCGCGCAAGTGGTGGATGGGCGAGCTGGCCCGCAGGGCCAACGAGTCCGGCGTCGAGCTCGACGCGCAGGGGGTCACCCCGGCGCACATCGCCGAGCTGGTCCAGCTCACCGACGCCGGCAAGCTCAACGACAAGCTGGCCCGCCAGGTCCTCGAAGGGGTCGTGGCCGGCGAGGGCACCCCGGCGGAGATCATGACGGCCCGGGGTCTGGAGGTCGTGTCCGACACGGGCGCGCTCCTGGAGGCCGTGGACGCCGCGATCGCCGCCAACCCGGAGGTCGCCGACAAGATCCGGGGCGGCAACCAGGGCGCCGCCGGTGTCCTGATCGGCGCGGTCATGAAGACGACGGGCGGCCAGGCGGACGCGAAGACGGTCCGCGCCCTGGTGCTGGAGCGGCTCGCGTAG
- the gatA gene encoding Asp-tRNA(Asn)/Glu-tRNA(Gln) amidotransferase subunit GatA produces MSLIKKTAAELGALIASGETSSLEVTREHLGQISKVDKKVHAFLHVDIEGALSAAKAVDARRAAGEKLGPLAGVPIAVKDVVTTKGVPTTVGSKMLEGWKPPYDATLVERLKAAGTVILGKTNMDEFAMGSSTEYSAYGPTFNPWDLTRIPGGSGGGSSAALAAYEAPLAIGTDTGGSIRQPGAVTGTVGAKPTYGGTSRYGLVAFSSSLDTPGPCARTVLDAALLHEIIGGHDPRDSTSIPVPVPPVVAAARQGMSGDLTGVKLGLVKEFMTAEGAEPGVVVAFNSAVEALTKLGAEIVEVSCPHFQYALPTYYLIAPSECSSNLARFDGVRYGLRTGDDGVRSLEEVMSLTREAGFGPEVKRRIMIGAYALSSGYYDAYYGQAQKVRTLITRDFQAAFEKVDALISPTTPFVAFQLGARMADPSSMYLADLYTIPSNLYGGPAISVPCGLSEGLPVGLQVMAPTLADDRMYRVAAALESTIGTLTPPEL; encoded by the coding sequence GTGAGCCTGATCAAGAAGACGGCTGCGGAGCTCGGCGCGCTGATCGCCTCCGGCGAGACCTCCTCGCTGGAGGTCACCCGGGAACACCTGGGGCAGATCTCCAAGGTCGACAAGAAGGTGCACGCCTTCCTGCACGTCGACATCGAGGGCGCGCTGTCCGCCGCGAAGGCCGTCGACGCCCGCCGTGCCGCCGGCGAGAAGCTGGGCCCCCTGGCCGGCGTGCCGATCGCCGTCAAGGACGTCGTGACCACCAAGGGCGTCCCCACCACGGTGGGCTCGAAGATGCTTGAGGGCTGGAAGCCGCCGTACGACGCGACGCTCGTCGAACGCCTCAAGGCCGCCGGCACGGTGATCCTGGGCAAGACGAACATGGACGAGTTCGCGATGGGCTCCTCGACGGAGTACTCGGCGTACGGGCCCACGTTCAACCCCTGGGACCTGACCCGGATCCCGGGCGGTTCGGGTGGTGGCTCCTCTGCCGCCCTGGCCGCCTACGAGGCCCCCCTGGCGATAGGCACCGACACCGGTGGCTCGATCCGCCAGCCGGGCGCCGTGACCGGCACGGTGGGCGCGAAGCCGACCTACGGTGGCACGTCCCGCTACGGTCTGGTCGCGTTCTCCAGCAGCCTGGACACCCCCGGCCCCTGCGCCCGTACGGTGCTCGACGCGGCCCTGCTGCACGAGATCATCGGCGGCCACGACCCGCGAGACTCGACGTCGATCCCGGTGCCGGTTCCGCCGGTGGTGGCAGCGGCTCGCCAGGGCATGTCCGGCGACCTGACGGGCGTCAAGCTCGGCCTGGTCAAGGAGTTCATGACCGCGGAGGGCGCGGAGCCCGGCGTGGTCGTGGCGTTCAACTCGGCCGTCGAGGCGCTGACCAAGCTCGGTGCCGAGATCGTCGAGGTGTCCTGCCCGCACTTCCAGTACGCGCTGCCGACGTACTACCTGATCGCCCCGAGCGAGTGTTCCTCGAACCTCGCCCGGTTCGACGGCGTGCGCTACGGCCTGCGGACCGGCGACGACGGCGTGCGCAGCCTCGAGGAGGTCATGTCGCTGACCCGCGAGGCAGGCTTCGGCCCCGAGGTGAAGCGCCGGATCATGATCGGCGCGTACGCGCTGTCCAGCGGCTACTACGACGCCTACTACGGCCAGGCCCAGAAGGTCCGCACGCTGATCACCCGGGACTTCCAGGCGGCGTTCGAGAAGGTCGACGCGCTCATCTCGCCAACCACGCCGTTCGTGGCGTTCCAGCTCGGTGCCCGGATGGCCGACCCGTCGAGCATGTACCTGGCCGACCTGTACACGATCCCCTCGAACCTGTACGGCGGCCCGGCCATCTCGGTGCCGTGCGGCCTGTCCGAGGGCCTGCCCGTCGGGCTCCAGGTGATGGCCCCGACCCTCGCCGACGACCGGATGTACCGGGTCGCCGCAGCGCTCGAGTCCACCATCGGCACCCTGACCCCGCCGGAGCTGTAG
- the gatC gene encoding Asp-tRNA(Asn)/Glu-tRNA(Gln) amidotransferase subunit GatC — MTAISREEVAHLARLTRLAVTDDELDMFAGQLDVILQSVARIGDVAADDIPPMSHSVPLTNVFRPDEPRPGLTREEALSGAPDQAEDRFRVPRILDEE; from the coding sequence ATGACCGCCATCTCCCGCGAGGAGGTCGCGCATCTCGCGCGCCTCACGCGGCTAGCCGTGACCGATGACGAGTTGGACATGTTCGCCGGTCAGTTGGACGTGATCCTGCAGTCCGTCGCCCGGATCGGCGACGTCGCGGCCGACGACATCCCGCCCATGTCGCACTCGGTGCCGCTGACCAACGTGTTCCGCCCCGACGAGCCGCGCCCCGGCCTGACCAGGGAAGAGGCCCTGTCGGGCGCCCCGGACCAGGCTGAGGACCGGTTCCGGGTGCCCCGGATCCTGGACGAGGAGTAG